The following are encoded together in the Bacillus sp. V2I10 genome:
- the comJ gene encoding competence protein ComJ: MKEIKRKDEILVSYQQIIISNIGISPPHFEWSVQDYKKGYAADEYAVSFAALSNSSAEIQVVQDQPELNSKHEFTCKVPFRVVNGAVEIKSILSKKSVYEISAGNYYITFLAIPLEEKTKNGLYRVKYIFQFSKAGL; encoded by the coding sequence ATGAAGGAAATAAAAAGAAAAGATGAAATTCTTGTATCCTATCAGCAAATAATCATTTCCAATATTGGCATCAGTCCTCCGCATTTTGAATGGTCGGTGCAGGATTATAAAAAAGGATATGCTGCCGATGAATATGCGGTTTCATTTGCTGCATTGTCCAATTCATCTGCAGAAATTCAAGTTGTACAAGATCAGCCCGAGCTGAATTCCAAACATGAATTTACATGCAAAGTACCGTTTCGAGTCGTAAATGGTGCTGTTGAAATCAAAAGTATTTTATCAAAAAAATCAGTCTATGAAATTTCGGCTGGAAACTACTATATAACCTTTTTGGCTATACCGCTTGAAGAAAAAACAAAAAATGGGCTTTACCGCGTCAAATATATATTCCAATTTTCAAAGGCTGGTTTATGA
- a CDS encoding heavy metal translocating P-type ATPase — translation MLVNENALHREHDENTKFDRLKEYGELIAAIVSGILILIGWAIQTNQGDSAAAVALFISAFLIGGYAKAKEGIEETLEERKLNVELLMVFAAIGSGIIGYWIEGAILIFIFALSGALETYTLNKSQRELSALMELQPEEASLLKDGKEIRVHVSSLEIGDLIAVRPGERIPTDGEIASGTTSIDQAAITGESIPVEKKAEDTVFAGTVNINGSITVKVTKNSDETLFQKIIKLVQSAQSEKSPSQQFIEKFEGTYVKGVLIAVALMMVLPHYLLGWSFNESFYRAMVLMVVASPCALVASITPATLSAISNGARNGLLFKGGVHLERLSKLKVIAFDKTGTLTKGEPVVTDVKISKHADEAEVFSAVLSIEKQSNHPLAKAIVCYIEKKYPSLHPEMLDIQEQSGFGVTAKWKGEMWSVGKPVAENEEENEMTAFGFERAHEGKTIVYVKNESGIAAVLSLQDVLRTDAVQAIDELKKAGIHTVMLTGDNESTAQSVASAARVDQFISECLPDDKVAEVKKLRKKYGHTAMIGDGINDAPALAAASVGIAMGEGTDVALETADVVLMKNDLTKLKKAIEVSRKMDKIVKQNIIFSMSIIALLICSNFLQVLDLPLGVIGHEGSTILVILNGLRLLR, via the coding sequence ATGCTTGTAAATGAAAATGCACTTCATCGTGAACATGATGAGAATACAAAATTTGATAGACTAAAAGAATACGGGGAATTGATTGCTGCCATTGTCTCTGGAATCCTTATTTTGATAGGATGGGCCATTCAAACAAATCAGGGGGACTCAGCTGCAGCTGTCGCTTTATTTATATCAGCTTTTTTAATCGGCGGATATGCGAAAGCAAAAGAAGGAATTGAGGAAACACTTGAAGAGAGAAAGCTGAATGTAGAATTGCTGATGGTCTTTGCAGCCATTGGTTCAGGAATCATTGGATATTGGATTGAAGGCGCCATTTTAATCTTTATTTTTGCATTAAGCGGGGCGCTTGAAACCTATACACTGAACAAAAGCCAGCGTGAGCTTTCGGCACTGATGGAGCTTCAGCCTGAGGAGGCTTCCCTGCTTAAAGATGGCAAAGAAATAAGAGTTCATGTCTCTTCGCTTGAGATTGGAGACTTGATTGCTGTAAGGCCAGGTGAACGAATTCCGACAGACGGTGAAATTGCATCTGGAACAACAAGTATTGATCAGGCAGCAATAACAGGTGAATCCATCCCTGTTGAGAAAAAGGCGGAGGACACTGTTTTCGCCGGCACAGTCAATATTAATGGTTCTATAACAGTAAAAGTAACAAAAAACAGCGATGAAACCCTTTTTCAAAAGATTATTAAGCTCGTTCAATCTGCTCAGTCAGAAAAGTCGCCCTCACAGCAATTTATTGAGAAGTTTGAAGGAACTTATGTAAAAGGTGTATTAATTGCCGTTGCATTGATGATGGTTTTGCCGCATTATCTGCTGGGGTGGAGCTTCAATGAGAGCTTCTACCGGGCGATGGTTCTGATGGTGGTGGCCTCACCATGCGCCCTGGTCGCATCCATAACGCCTGCGACTCTGTCAGCCATCTCTAATGGTGCAAGAAATGGCTTGCTATTCAAGGGCGGAGTTCATTTAGAGAGGTTAAGCAAGCTGAAGGTAATCGCTTTCGACAAAACAGGGACGCTCACAAAAGGGGAACCTGTTGTGACAGATGTGAAAATCAGCAAACATGCAGATGAAGCTGAAGTGTTCAGTGCGGTGCTGTCAATTGAAAAGCAGTCCAATCATCCGCTTGCAAAGGCGATCGTATGCTATATCGAAAAGAAATATCCCTCTCTTCATCCCGAAATGCTGGATATACAGGAGCAATCAGGTTTTGGTGTAACGGCCAAATGGAAGGGTGAAATGTGGAGTGTAGGAAAACCCGTCGCGGAAAATGAGGAAGAGAACGAGATGACGGCATTTGGCTTTGAGAGAGCACATGAGGGGAAAACCATTGTCTATGTGAAAAATGAGAGCGGGATCGCGGCCGTTCTGAGCCTTCAGGATGTGCTTAGAACGGATGCCGTTCAAGCGATTGATGAGCTCAAAAAAGCGGGAATTCACACGGTAATGCTGACAGGGGATAATGAGTCCACAGCACAATCCGTGGCAAGTGCTGCAAGAGTAGACCAATTTATTTCGGAATGCCTGCCTGATGATAAAGTGGCAGAAGTGAAGAAACTTAGGAAGAAGTACGGTCATACAGCAATGATCGGGGATGGCATTAATGATGCTCCAGCACTGGCTGCGGCGAGTGTCGGAATTGCCATGGGCGAAGGGACGGATGTTGCCCTTGAAACGGCGGATGTTGTCCTGATGAAAAATGATTTGACCAAACTGAAAAAAGCCATTGAAGTCTCTAGAAAAATGGATAAGATTGTGAAACAGAATATTATTTTCTCAATGTCAATCATTGCACTGCTGATTTGCTCGAATTTCCTGCAGGTGCTCGATTTGCCGCTTGGTGTAATCGGACATGAAGGAAGCACGATTCTTGTTATCCTGAATGGACTGCGGTTATTAAGATGA
- a CDS encoding GNAT family N-acetyltransferase, translating to MLHEKKVTLRRLKPEDIPLLWEFIYGQAEPEWKKWDAPYFPVGTMTRKDFEKQKKKETKDPNPNKLYIEVEQQLIGMVTYYWKHQPSNWLEVGIVIYQPANWHRGAGTEALKLWIQHLFDKYKLIRIGLTTWSGNTRMIRVAEKTGMREEGRIRKCRYYKGSYYDSIKMGMLREEWLDGSAKKV from the coding sequence ATGCTTCATGAGAAAAAAGTGACATTGAGAAGATTAAAACCGGAGGATATCCCATTATTATGGGAGTTTATATATGGACAGGCAGAGCCTGAATGGAAAAAATGGGATGCCCCCTATTTCCCTGTAGGTACAATGACAAGAAAAGATTTTGAAAAACAAAAAAAAAAAGAAACGAAAGATCCGAATCCGAACAAGCTCTATATTGAAGTAGAGCAGCAGTTAATCGGCATGGTAACCTACTATTGGAAACATCAGCCATCAAACTGGCTTGAAGTTGGCATTGTTATTTATCAGCCCGCTAATTGGCATAGAGGTGCCGGTACGGAAGCCTTGAAGCTTTGGATTCAGCATTTGTTCGATAAATATAAGCTGATTCGAATCGGTTTAACAACCTGGTCAGGAAATACAAGAATGATCAGAGTGGCTGAAAAAACAGGTATGAGAGAAGAAGGCAGAATCCGCAAGTGCAGATATTACAAAGGTTCCTATTACGACTCCATCAAGATGGGCATGCTTAGAGAGGAATGGCTTGATGGATCTGCAAAAAAAGTATAA
- a CDS encoding NupC/NupG family nucleoside CNT transporter, producing MTILYGILSLAGILFLGWLLSSNRKSIPWKTISIGLLLQAALILFVMKVKAGEMILEKAAFAVQKIIDFSSEGIEFVFGGFYDEGTNITFVFAINVLAVIIFISALISALYYLRIIPFVVRIIGLSIGKLLGTTKVETFSAVGNSFLGLVETPLLVRPYLKDLTRSELFAIMVGGTASASGAILVGYSLMGIDMKYLLISVFSVPFVSLITAKLLEPETEISKTNDNVAMEKTKHANVFEAIAEGAVSGVTLALNIGGLLIAFISILALINGGLGLIGTDLSTIFGYVFYPFAIMIGIPFEDAFRAASIIGTKLSVNEFVAYLDLSKMIDELEPKTVAILSIALCNFANLSSIGQLIVGLGSLEPTKRSLVSKLGLKAIVGGTLASFITAVLVGMFM from the coding sequence TTGACTATTTTGTACGGAATCTTATCTCTTGCAGGTATATTATTTCTTGGCTGGCTTTTAAGCAGCAATCGCAAAAGCATTCCCTGGAAAACAATCAGCATTGGGTTATTGCTTCAAGCTGCTTTGATATTATTTGTAATGAAGGTAAAAGCGGGAGAGATGATTTTAGAGAAAGCGGCTTTTGCTGTTCAAAAAATTATTGATTTCAGCAGTGAAGGCATTGAGTTTGTTTTTGGCGGATTTTATGATGAAGGAACCAATATTACATTTGTTTTTGCAATAAATGTCCTAGCTGTCATTATTTTTATTTCAGCCCTTATTTCAGCCCTATATTATCTACGAATTATTCCGTTCGTTGTTAGAATAATTGGTTTATCAATCGGCAAACTTTTAGGCACAACAAAGGTGGAAACGTTCAGTGCTGTCGGAAATTCATTTTTAGGTTTAGTTGAAACTCCTTTGCTTGTGCGGCCATATTTAAAAGATCTTACAAGATCAGAACTATTTGCAATTATGGTTGGGGGAACAGCCTCTGCCAGCGGTGCAATCCTTGTCGGATATTCACTCATGGGAATAGACATGAAATATCTGCTCATCTCAGTTTTCAGCGTTCCGTTTGTTTCTTTGATTACGGCCAAACTTTTGGAGCCAGAAACAGAGATCTCCAAAACAAATGACAATGTTGCTATGGAAAAAACGAAGCATGCGAATGTTTTTGAAGCAATCGCTGAAGGAGCTGTCAGCGGCGTGACACTTGCTTTGAACATTGGTGGTCTGCTGATTGCGTTTATAAGCATTCTGGCCCTGATCAATGGAGGTCTTGGCCTGATTGGAACGGACCTTTCCACGATTTTTGGCTATGTATTCTATCCATTTGCCATCATGATTGGTATTCCGTTTGAGGATGCTTTCAGAGCAGCTTCTATTATCGGAACGAAATTATCAGTCAATGAATTTGTTGCATATCTTGACTTAAGTAAAATGATTGATGAGTTAGAACCTAAAACAGTAGCCATTCTATCAATTGCTCTTTGTAACTTTGCCAACCTGTCTTCTATTGGCCAGCTGATCGTCGGTTTAGGATCACTCGAGCCGACGAAGCGTTCCCTTGTATCTAAACTTGGATTAAAGGCGATCGTCGGGGGAACATTAGCAAGTTTTATTACAGCAGTATTAGTAGGAATGTTTATGTAG
- a CDS encoding cbb3-type cytochrome c oxidase subunit I encodes MGIKTIKISVLYLALGLLLGLYMSIADDYTLTPVHVHINLLGWTTLTIAGILYYLFPELTDHFLAKAHFWLHNIGLPLMMIGLVFTVSGTNSLLLLTIIGSLATVIGLLFFVYNVLVNLM; translated from the coding sequence ATGGGGATAAAGACCATCAAGATTTCTGTTCTATACTTGGCTTTAGGTCTTCTGCTCGGTCTTTATATGTCGATTGCTGATGATTATACGCTCACTCCGGTTCACGTCCATATTAATTTACTCGGATGGACGACACTTACGATTGCCGGTATCTTATATTATTTATTTCCTGAGTTAACGGATCATTTTTTGGCAAAGGCTCACTTTTGGCTTCATAATATAGGACTGCCGCTAATGATGATTGGCCTTGTATTTACTGTTTCGGGAACGAACAGTTTATTGCTGCTTACAATCATCGGATCATTGGCAACGGTAATCGGCCTTTTATTTTTTGTGTATAATGTTTTGGTAAATTTAATGTAG